The genomic DNA CCACAGGCATACCGCAAGGCAGCAATGACGATTGAGGAATTGGACGAAGACATTGCTGAAATAGCAAAGCAAGGAAAGCTTCAGGAGCTTCCAGGGATTGGAGAGTCTCTCGCAAAGAAGATTGCTGAGTACATCCAGACAGGAAGAATCCAGGCATTTGAAAGATTACGGAAGGAGCTGCCAATCGATATTGAGGCCCTGGAGAAGATAGAGGGCATTGGACCAAAGAAAATCGCTTTTTTGTACAAGAAGTTCGGGGTGAGGAAGCCAGAAGATTTGCAGAGAATCATTAAGAGGGGAAAGTTGAAGGGAGTAAAGGGCTTTGGAGAGAAGAGTGAAAAGAAGTTCCTTGAAGGCATCGAGTTCAGCAAGAAGGATGGAAGCAGGGTGCTTTTGGGAGTGGCATTGCCTGAGGCTGAGGCCATTCAGGAGGTTTTGCGAAAACAACAAGAGGTAAGAAAGGCCGAGATTGCAGGATCTTTAGGGAGGAAAAAAGAAACCATCGGAGATATTGACATTCTTATCCAAAGCTCTGATGCAGGGAAAACCTTTGATTTTATTTCTCAGCTCGAATCTGTCAGAAGGGTTTTGGCGAAAGGCGGGACAAAAATATCCGTCATCCTGAAATCAGGGATCCAGGTTGATGTGAGGAATGTTCCTGCTGCTTCATGG from Candidatus Nanoarchaeia archaeon includes the following:
- a CDS encoding helix-hairpin-helix domain-containing protein — encoded protein: MKNAEIASLFYKMAEYLEIKGEQFKPQAYRKAAMTIEELDEDIAEIAKQGKLQELPGIGESLAKKIAEYIQTGRIQAFERLRKELPIDIEALEKIEGIGPKKIAFLYKKFGVRKPEDLQRIIKRGKLKGVKGFGEKSEKKFLEGIEFSKKDGSRVLLGVALPEAEAIQEVLRKQQEVRKAEIAGSLGRKKETIGDIDILIQSSDAGKTFDFISQLESVRRVLAKGGTKISVILKSGIQVDVRNVPAASW